Proteins encoded in a region of the Rutidosis leptorrhynchoides isolate AG116_Rl617_1_P2 chromosome 9, CSIRO_AGI_Rlap_v1, whole genome shotgun sequence genome:
- the LOC139868124 gene encoding uncharacterized protein — protein sequence MNISHLHAYVDSQLVANQFNGSFEAHELSMQKYLKLLQEAAKRFEFFELSQPSRSQNKKADALSKLAALTFLYFQKQVWVEELPHKSIDGSLIVATIEEVQPNWMDPIIHHLHNNTLLEDKKEARLVRERSPMYVIENDILYGKSYLGPLMRCVGPAKVATTIEEVHSGSCALHSGYKTVAAKIMRMGYFWPTLYCDVA from the coding sequence ATGAATATTTCACATTTACACGCATATGTGGATTCGCAGTTAGTGGCAAATCAATTTAATGGCTCATTTGAAGCCCATGAGTTGTCCATGCAGAAATATTTGAAGCTTCTGCAGGAAGCTGCGAAAAGATTTGAATTTTTTGAATTATCACAACCATCAAGAAGTcaaaacaaaaaggcggatgcgTTAAGTAAGCTTGCTGCATTGACTTTTTTATATTTCCAAAAGCAAGTTTGGGTAGAAGAACTTCCCCATAAGTCCATTGATGGAAGTCTGATTGTTGCGACTATAGAAGAAGTTCAACCGAATTGGATGGATCCTATAATACACCATTTGCACAATAATACACTACTAGAGGATAAGAAAGAAGCTCGATTAGTGCGAGAAAGATCACCTATGTATGTGATTGAAAATGATATATTATATGGCAAGTCTTATCTAGGACCATTAATGCGGTGTGTAGGACCCGCAAAGGTTGCAACAACTATTGAGGAGGTGCATAGTGGATCTTGTGCTCTTCATTCAGGCTACAAAACTGTTGCAGCAAAAATAATGCGAATGGGTTACTTTTGGCCTACCCTGTACTGTGATGTTGCGTAA